The Fundulus heteroclitus isolate FHET01 chromosome 13, MU-UCD_Fhet_4.1, whole genome shotgun sequence genome contains a region encoding:
- the LOC105924267 gene encoding progranulin: MLRITLWLCAGAFLWGSVFCSIECPDGSSCSDLETCCLTPQGYSCCPYPKAVCCPDMAHCCPSDYRCDQATKTCVKQYQPWISIPIVRKVAAKAPSTPDLSATPFEEVKDSKLPEKLKSSVVHCDNYNVCPDGTTCCKHPKSGWTCCRYSPAKCCLDGYHCCPYGYDCDHSYSHCVKEGAPYPFAGKRPMTSVPASPVSVSEDRSIRNERPLTALTEASGSSFNQGVIRCDDKSFCPNGSSCCSGPTGQWNCCPHPLGVCCADGKHCCEYGYQCDPSSSSCTK, from the exons ATGTTGAGGATCACTTTGTGGCTGTGTGCAGGAGCGTTTTTGTGGGGCTCTGTATTCTGCTCCATCGAATGTCCTGATGGGTCCTCCTGCTCTGATTTGGAAACGTGCTGCCTCACTCCCCAAGGATATAGCTGCTGTCCATACCCAAAG GCCGTCTGCTGCCCTGACATGGCCCACTGCTGTCCCTCAGACTATCGCTGTGACCAGGCCACAAAGACGTGCGTGAAACAGTACCAGCCGTGGATCAGCATACCGATAGTGAGGAAGGTGGCTGCAAAGGCGCCAAGCACCCCGGATTTGTCTGCCACCCCCTTTGAGGAGGTCAAAGACAGCAAATTACCAGAGAAGCTAAAAAGTTCAGTTGTCCACTGCGACAACTATAACGTGTGCCCTGATGGCACCACTTGCTGCAAACACCCAAAAAGTGGCTGGACCTGCTGTCGATACTCACCT GCAAAGTGTTGCCTGGACGGCTACCACTGTTGTCCCTACGGTTACGACTGTGACCACTCTTACAGTCATTGTGTCAAGGAAGGAGCGCCGTATCCGTTCGCCGGCAAACGACCTATGACCTCAGTCCCAGCGTCTCCCGTTTCAGTGTCTGAAGACAGAAGCATCAGAAATGAG AGACCACTGACAGCTCTGACTGAAGCCAGTGGCAGCTCCTTTAATCAGGGGGTTATTCGCTGTGATGATAAATCTTTCTGCCCAAACGGCTCTAGTTGCTGCAGCGGACCCACAGGCCAATGGAACTGCTGTCCCCATCCACTG GGCGTGTGCTGCGCGGATGGCAAGCACTGCTGTGAGTACGGATACCAATGTGACCCCTCTTCCTCCAGTTGCACAAAATAA